aTGTAAAGTATTACTTAGCATACAGTGTAAGCCATTGTAAACTCTATAAAGTCATTATAAAGAAAGTTCCATATGGTTGGTTTACTTTACATTGATACACTCATTAACACATAAATATTTAGtcatcaataaatatttattatttgtcttTTGTATCTGTATATCAGACTTAAAGAGCTTAATCTTTAAGTCTGCAAGAGAAAATTCATGTACCTTTTGTAATTCATTTACACAAAATTATTGTGATTAGtgaaatattatgattatttttctttatccTGACAAAAACtcattgaaatacaaaaaaaacttggtTCCTTGAGCTGCATTATAAAGAGTTTACACTGTATTAGGAACATGTATGATGTTTGCAACATTTTAATTGTAATTAATGTAAAAGGCAAGATTTTGAATAGTAAAATTCCAATAACATTACTCACTATTCATTGTAaagtatattttcatttaataaatTTCTGTTACTGGctgtctttttcttttattgaatTCAAGCTAGGTATACCTCATGTATAATAACATAGATTTAACATGATTACTAGCTTTTGTCTATGCTCAGTTCCTATCATCCACCTGATATATTTCCAGTTATCACTCTGAGATGATGTATCTACTACTACAGTGGAGCTTCTTTTACTCAAACTTACAATCAGTTTagattttgatgtttgatacagagtgagcttgcatcccggaaactaACAATATTCATAAAAGAATTTGACTGTGAGCATTATCTAATGGTGAGAACTTAAAAGTTTGCGGGTTTTCAGTGTCTTTAAACCAGTGCCCTTCATAACAGTCACAGATAATATCATTAGTGGACAGTAGATAGTTTTTTTGGTAGTACACACCATTTTAAAAGAACTAATACTGTGGCAGAAATTGGGTACAGTTTGCAACAGTCAATTGCACCACTAGCACCTATTGATTTTTATAGTGGTGTTGCAGTTGCAATGCCATTTTTATGAGAATCAAAAGGTGTTATGGAATCAATCAAAGTTAATATTTCAGAGCACATTGGTTGAAGGAAAAAGAATACAAAATTATTTGTACATTTAATGAAAATCATAGAACTAGAGTATAAAAGTAGacatttctaaaatattattgaGTACTAGTACCAGAGGATGTCATATTACCATTCGAAACACCTGCTGTTCGATTTGCAGTAGCCAAATGGGAAGCTTTAAGTCTATCTAACTCATTCACCCAAGATCTTACATGTTCTAATCTATGCCATGCCATTTGTAAGACTTTCTGGGATGCGTAACCTGAGCCCTCATGTGGCTGACCAGTAGAAACTTgagttaaataatttatttgatcaCTTAATTTTGATTCAACTTGACTCAGGGTTCTAAGGAATTGAGACGTATTACTTTCGGCTTGTTTCTGGCTAGATTTTTCTTTTCCCAACTCCAACAATGCTTGAGCTGTAGGAAtacgaatttttaaaataccgagTTGAATAAAAGAACTCCAAGAGATTTATTACCTAcaagctgacccggcgaacttcgtaccgccttacagtccattctttaattttttattttttgtaatccttaggtacaatttttttttaaatttctctccgtaagaaccatcctcgtacttcaaggaatataataaaaaacggattagcgaaatcggttcagctgttcgcgagatttgcgatgagcaacacatttagcgattcatttttatatgatCAGATAAGTACAAACCTGCACATTGTAAACATGTTATTATATCCTTTTCTATGTCATCTAGTACTTGAATCCTTTCCATGGGACCCGCCATAACTACAGCTTTTAATTATAGGTAGTATTTAGTATTTAGATATGGAGGTATGATAATTTTAACACTCAAAAATATTATCACCCACCACCTGATAAAAGATTTTAtaaatatgttattggtctgtgttaTAAATCATATTTGacattatcaattttttttactcgTTTTACAGCTCTGGGTTCTTGAAATTATCAACTCTagtctcagaataaggactttTAGAAGTAgtcctattgtgacacttactcttagagcgagatagctaaatgcatttaagctcttattagaacgtgacaaaatgattatgttttgtccttatcactgtggccacttttttttgtttgccaaaatgtataggtatgtacgtgagattttggcaaacaacgtgaagtgaggttatgttgacttaagtattgtaaataaataattgattcgttttgttgtttttgtttttgaagttattgggCAATGGTGGGTTACAGTATAgttactaggctacaatagccgaagcgaacgtaaaatagacggaataacatttcacagtAAGTAATCGTGATTACATCTAgtgattacatactctttggcaGAGAGTATGAATCCTTTCTCTATCTACGCTCTTTGGTGTTGGCACATGTTATTAGTCTGTGGTTGGCACAGAgtaaggatcacttcgttgtctgtcgtaGATatagtaataaaggtagatacaggaacgtttgctttctcattcacactaaaaagagagcacagataatgtTACTAATGTGatccagttacacgataagggacagaaaataggttagctgcgtttctgtttatcacattagtaactttatctttgctctctttttagtgtgaatgagaaagcaaacgtttctttgtctagattttttactcagtctacgggcAGAAAATAGGTCTTCATTTTATCAGATTTCCagccaaagagtatgtaataaCTATGTTTTCAGTAGTGCTTGGCAAGCAGGCAGATTCTTTATTTTTGGGATGGTCACACTAATATTGATTATATATCGGTCACAGACCAGTAATATCGGCCATTTTTGTTGCGATAGTCTTCCGACATGGTAAGTGTGAAAATTGTTCTCGATATTTAAAtcttctaatattttttaaatcgttAGAATGTTACTTTAGATATTTATCAATCCTtgaataattttacttttatttgatAGAAGCTACATTATTTTGTCGATGAAATTAACATGATGAGAAAAAGTATCATTTTATAAAAGGTTAGAACCTGAATGTAAGTGAAGATTTATACTAGGGCGGACTGATTTATCGCTGGTAAGCGATAGTAATTTGTCGTTTAAGAGCAaatattcaaaagaaaaaaaattttcagtCGCATAGAAAATTTTCGGCGCCTCGCCATGGGTCTATGGGATTCTACCCCAAGAAGAGGTCCCGTCGTCACCGTGGTAAGGTGAAGGCATTCCCGAAGGATGACGCGAGCAAGCCTGTACATCTCACAGCCTTCATCGGATACAAAGCTGGCATGACCCACGTGGTTCGTGAACCTGACCGTCCTGGTTCAAGTGAGTTTCGATTAACTACTGTACTGTTATACTGTTTTGAgttctttaattattatcagttagtGAGCAAATGAGCTCTTATATGTCTTGACATGTGATAATTTGAGTCAAAATTTAGGTATGTACTTAAAATCTCTGACTGGAAGCATCAATCATTTAGTTGATCTAATAAGTAAAACCTAATATTTTATGCCATGCTACAAAGATTTTGCTAAATGTTTGTGATCACTAATCTTGATCTTAAAATAACATTATTGTCTCACAGAGATCAACAAGAAGGAAATTGTGGAGGCTGTGACTATCATAGAAACACCACCAATGGTTTGTGTTGGTGTGGTTGGGTACATTGAGACTCCACATGGTCTGCGTGCCCTGCTGACTGTCTGGGCTGAACACATGTCTGAAGACTGCCGTCGTCGTTTCTACAAGAACTGGTGAGAAAATACTACTAAAATCCTTTACCTTTTTATAGcatttaactattttatattacctaATTATCTTAACCTTGATTGCATTTATCAGAACTTCACTGAATACAAAATGTGGTTTTGATTATTAAGTACCTTAGCTTTATGCCTGTGACTTTGTTAAAATCCTGTGgcaactctgattttccaggataacaagtagcctatgctaTGTCTTgttgcaagctatttctgtaccaaatacattatcctcgcgacttcatccttgTGGATTTACATTTGTAGCCTTTTTTCTTTCCTTCGGATGTAAACTATCTTTGTATCAAGTTtcatcaaaaatggttaaacaaTTGGACCATGAAAAACTAGTAGAGAGATAGACACACTTACATTTATAAGCTttgtatggattattatttattatgtacctactctttttcatatttaataaaatagtttaatacTATGTTCTTTAATGTCTATTGTTTGTTGAATACTAATCAATGTTTGTATAGCTCTCCTCTCCAAGGATGAGAGTTTTGTTTGAAATATGCTGTACATGCATATTGCTACCAAGTGGTCTCCGCTCCACGATGAGGCTGCTAGGTTCTTTCTTACAGCGGCTTAACTATGTCATCCGATTAGGTATAAGTGCAAGAAGAAGGCCTTTACTAAGACTAGCAAGAAATGGCAGGATGAGCTCGGCCGCAAGTCCATTGAAAAAGACTTCAAAAAGATGGTTCGTTACTGCACTGTCATCAGGATTATTGCTCACACTCAAATGAAGCTACTTAAGCAACGCCAGAAGAAGGCCCATATCATGGAAATCCAAGTTAATGGGGGTTCTATTGAGGACAAGGTGAAATGGGCAAGAGAACATCTCGAGAAGCCCATCCCTATTGACTCTGTCTTTGCTCAGGATGAAATGATTGATTGCATTGGTGTTACCAAGGGCAAAGGATACAAAGGTAACCTATCATAAGTGATTATTGATGTTTTATTATTAGGCATGCACAAGTTTTTTCTTCTGGCTTTGCACAGATTAaccaatgtcaggtttgttattAAAGTTATAAGTTAGGGAATTATGACATCAGGATTTGGAATTGGAAAAGAAAagggtttttattaattatatttaagaaaaattacCATTATGCGATTAAAAGAAAGGGATCACAACCATTAGCAGAGagagattaattttatttactctaTGCTGCAATTGATTAGgtaattttcaattaaatatcTCTTTTAATGACaatattaatgtaattttcAGGTGTAACATCCCGTTGGCACACAAAGAAACTTCCCCGTAAGACGCATAAAGGTCTACGCAAAGTTGCTTGTATTGGGGCATGGCATCCTTCAAGAGTTTCCTTCACTGTGGCTCGTGCTGGTCAAAAGGGCTACCATCATCGAACTGAGATGAATAAGAAAATCTACAGAATTGGACAaggtgtttatttattttttagggttccgtacctcaaaaggaaaactgaacccttataggatcactttgttgtctgtctgtctgtctgtcaagaaacctacagggtacttcccgttgacctagaatcatgaaatttggcaggtaggtagatcttatagctgacatttggggaaaaatctgaaaaccgtgaatttagggttaatcacacaaaaaaaattaaattgtggtcatgaactaataattagtattttcaactttcgaagtgagtgactatcaagtggggtatcatatgaaaggtcttcacgtgTAGAttattaaacagatttttatttatttttatgcatcatagtttttgaattatcgtgctaaatgtcgaaaaaatgcgactgtagtacggaactcttattgcgcgagcctgactctcacttggctggttttttttaaaagtttactcaGAATTCAAACTTTTGAAACTAGGTGGCAATCCTAAAACCTTTTAAGGCGTTTTGCTGTCCAAACTACCTaaaattaagatttattttCAGAAGAGTAATATTGTCtttcaatttatattttaggaATCCACACTAAAGATGGAAAGGTCATCAAAAACAATGCTTCCACCGAGTACGACTTGTCTGAGAAGTCTATTACACCCATGGGAGGCTTCCCTCATTATGGAGAGGTCAACAATGACTTTATCATGATCAAGGGTTGTTGCATGGGACCCAAAAAGCGTGTCATCACTTTGAGAAAAGTAAGTTTTTGAgcaatttaataattttgtaaatctaTATAACGTTTTTCAcaaaatttataaatactagacgacttcgtccgtgtggatttaggtttttaaaatcctgtggaaactctttaattttctgggataaaaagtagcctgtccttcttCGAGAttaactgtaccaaatttcatcaaaatgggttgggccgtgaaaagctagcagacagacactttcgcatttctattagtatggattatatcttactagcttatgctcccgacttcgtccgcgtaaatttcaaacctccaatTTAACCTAAAGGCGCagctgtgcaaatattaactaactgatgcccgcgccttaattgatgcggatgcgaatatccgtaacacccctgacACAGATAATATTAGtctaaatttttaataattgtgattttaatactatttttttCGTATTTTAGTCCCTGCGAGTGCACACGAAGAGGGCGGCTCTCGAAAAAATCAATCTCAAGTTTATTGACACCTCATCCAAATTCGGACATGGTCGCTTCCAGACGCCAGCTGACAAGGCTGCATTCATGGGAACGCTCAAGAAAGATCGTATTCGGGAAGAGGCAGCAGCTACAGCAGCTGCACCAACTGCAACTCAATCCTAAGCTGTCAAGGCTTGAATAAATTGTtgtaaaatcttatttttgtcTTATTGTTTAAATCTCCTTATAATATCAGTTATCACAATTTCTCCCGGGTCTGATTTCCGATTAGTAAGACTTATTATGTTGTAAGGGTCCGCACGCATTTGCGCTGCGCGACGTGACGCGTAGTTACCTGTCCCGGCTTGGTCACTTGTGCAGATATTTCCAACTGCCCGACAGcgctaatggactaagagccagggCGTGCCAGGctgctattttataaaagactagctgatctcccgcgtagatttaggtgtttaaagatcctgtatagcctatgtcactcaggaataatgtagctttccactggtgaaagaatttttaaaatttgttcagtagttccaaagattaccccctacaaataAACTGTCGttaacattacctctttatataatataatagtatagaatatGAAAAGTTTGCGTATTGTCtgcaacactgggaggaacgttggTTTTGATcaggtgttacggatattcgcatctgCATCAAATAATTTGATGCGGAGCTCATTGCATGAcgacattttttaatattattccgaagaaaatataaaaaattcacacctttattacctgttatctcccaaagccaccatgttcCAAACAAAcgctcctcccagtgttgggacaacaggcagagaaactttcagcttttataaaatattgaagGTCGGTGGCACGCGctgtataacaataataattactgtaCCATAACGTCGGTAGGCTGACGTGTGACAATAGTAGTGACAACTACCTTGTGGACGTTGGACAAGGGCAAAGTAACAAAATATAGATCCATTCCgtcaatatttattatttttgtagacTAGAATGTCttcttaattaagtaggtaggtacagatttAGCTATGtatattcaaaatatttattttttacaacatATCGCACACACTGCAGAATTACGTTTCTTTCATGTTGTATTTCTCGGTGCAATAATTTCTCCAAAAGAGTGGAAGGTAACTTATTTCTTTTTctatattcatattttttagcTGATGGTCTGTTTATTTTCTTAGCAGACAACTCTTTTATCGGCCTTGTCTTAAGGATTTTAGTATCATCAACAGGCAAACTGGTACCTTCTTTCTTGATTTTGACTTCTTCAGGACCACTCTCATCATCACTAGCACCTTGAGAGTTTATAACATTACTTTCAGAATCTTTTAACTCAATATTGTTGTTTACAGGTACTGTTTCATTGGCTATTTCACTGCTTTTAGTTTGATTAACTGGACTGCTAATTTTATCACTATTTTTAAAGCATTTGATTTCACCTTTATATTCAGTCTTACCATTCAATGGTTTCTTTAGTTCTTTTTGTATATTTGTTTCAACAACCTCCTCATCAGAGGATTCATAGCAACACATTAAAGATGTCAATGCACTACAAACTGTTGGTTCTGAAACAGATACTTCTTTTTGTACTCTGTCTGAAGCATTATGTATATCCTCATCATCTTCTATAGGTACACTGCACTGAGTTTCTGATTCAATTTCTTCACCTGAATCATCATCAACTTGTAATGATTGGATGCCTGCAAAGGGTTTTAAAGTTCTGCTCTCTTCTGCAAGAGGACTTGCTTTACATATTTTCTTAGAGAAGTTTGATTTTTTAGATACATCAGTTGCATCTCTTTTTCTGTTGTTTGCAATATTTCTATTATGTTTTCCTAGTGGGTATTTGGCTCTATCTGTTTGTGAAAGCCTTTGGTTGGCTTTATTATGGAATTCtggaacacaaaaaataatagttttttaaaaagagATATTTAGCAAGGAACACATTTtgttacctatatatttataggtaatagaactgtaactggacaatttctgtaagtactttaaatattatattaaaattttaatcaaagGAAGCATCATTACAGCCCAAaacagtatttttaattttttgtgtctgTGCATGTTTCACACGGAAACTAATAAATTGATTTAAATACGATTTGCCatacttatacctaatatttcaaGTTaacatattgtaataataataatttgtactgaagttgataaaataaagttttacaagGTACAAGTACCTAGGTCATATTATAGGATAGTTTTTATCATGAAAAACAATACAGATCATTCAGGATAGAATGAtaactttttaaattcatatacaACTTGTTGAAGTTACTCCATAATGCAGTCAAATGCTTAAcaaattttgataattcttttttttttacagaggtTGGTTTAGTAGGTCCTTTTAATGAAGATCTGATGGAGACATGTAATTTCAGAAATGGAGTAAGAGTAACAGcaaattaatgataattattataatagcttagtagaataagtaaaataataaatatataatataatatataaataagtaaatgatttgatttagttaaaaaaaaaattggtacctttttaaataatttaactcAATACAGGTTTCATTATCATTCAGAACATTTCATGAAGAAGGTTTATGTATTGTTATAATATAACCATGAATATAACATTCATATTTTGTCTATGGAATAGGTAAATAAGCACAAAGGTACGTAGCCAGTATGGGTGACTAATAGTagataaaatactaaaatttaaGCTAGTTAAATAGTTTTTCTTATGTACCTGTTTTATCATATCTGTTGTTCCTTTCGTTTTTCATTCCCATCTTTTCACCTCTATTTATTTTCTCTTTAATTGCAGCTtcttttttcttaatattttcaATCGTAGGATatttactttttctttcttctctCCATTTTTCAATGTCTTCAGGATTATTTAGTTTAGCTATTCTTTTGAATATACCAGTCGAGTGTTGCATTTGAATatgttttgtaattatttttggaTGAGCAACAAATTGGCAACCATCTATGCTgcatttctataaaaaaaagaaaccatgGACTTAATAAAtgagattcaaagattctttatttgcggaaacattttacaacgagatgttattacataaaataggTTAGATCCAAGATCAAGGGATAAATTCATTCTGTTGTATAAGTACAATCTCTTTAACTAAATAAttgataggtctaaatctagtgctatctttttctgGAGGGAGCATTTTGAAAGAAAACATGTAAGCCTAAAGCCTAATTTACACATTAAGTTGTTAACTAAATTTTAAGTAAGCGTTTTCATACATCCAGAATTTAGTAAAGCTCATAAAGTTCATAGAGACTGACTAATAGCCGCGATCGACTGGTAGGCCAATGGCCATCCGGTCTAGATGATGTCAAGTCCATGCCCCAAGGcctataaaacatattttaagtaggtacctagatacttattgttttttaaactaatatttaatagtaaatcTAAAGAGGCACCTGATGCTGGAGTTTATGACTTTCAAGAAATTGTGCTGTAGAAAATCCTTTATCACATGTTTCACACCAATACTGGTAGTCATAGTTTTGAATATAGCCTCCGTGCGGTCCTTGTGGTCGGAAGTTTTGATTCCATTGCATATTTCCTGCATATGTAACTCCAGGTCTTCTGACATTCCAGTTTACAGGTGGTCCTTGCATATTCGTATTTAacaagtatttactatttatacgtcgtttttataaattaaatcgaagttaaattttaaaatattgaattGAGAATTCTATGTGATCACAGATCACATAATCAAatccaaagagaatataatcactacgtgatcaaatccaTGGTCTAATCAaagagtaaataataataaccgaATAACCCTTAAAgccagtgtattactttactctatgcctTAAAGTCGGATTTttaattacagtgcgacaaggctatcttggcgcgtggcgaaaatcggaactatcGTTGCCGTCAAgcgtagatacaggaacgtttgctttctcattctcactaaaaagagagcacagataaaatTAAGATCTCTATGAAATTAAGGGACCAAAAGGCAACATCAACAAACATATCTTTCATTGTGTTTGTCAATAT
The DNA window shown above is from Maniola hyperantus chromosome 1, iAphHyp1.2, whole genome shotgun sequence and carries:
- the MED11 gene encoding mediator of RNA polymerase II transcription subunit 11; the encoded protein is MAGPMERIQVLDDIEKDIITCLQCAAQALLELGKEKSSQKQAESNTSQFLRTLSQVESKLSDQINYLTQVSTGQPHEGSGYASQKVLQMAWHRLEHVRSWVNELDRLKASHLATANRTAGVSNGNMTSSGTSTQ
- the RpL3 gene encoding large ribosomal subunit protein uL3, which gives rise to MSHRKFSAPRHGSMGFYPKKRSRRHRGKVKAFPKDDASKPVHLTAFIGYKAGMTHVVREPDRPGSKINKKEIVEAVTIIETPPMVCVGVVGYIETPHGLRALLTVWAEHMSEDCRRRFYKNWYKCKKKAFTKTSKKWQDELGRKSIEKDFKKMVRYCTVIRIIAHTQMKLLKQRQKKAHIMEIQVNGGSIEDKVKWAREHLEKPIPIDSVFAQDEMIDCIGVTKGKGYKGVTSRWHTKKLPRKTHKGLRKVACIGAWHPSRVSFTVARAGQKGYHHRTEMNKKIYRIGQGIHTKDGKVIKNNASTEYDLSEKSITPMGGFPHYGEVNNDFIMIKGCCMGPKKRVITLRKSLRVHTKRAALEKINLKFIDTSSKFGHGRFQTPADKAAFMGTLKKDRIREEAAATAAAPTATQS
- the Nufip gene encoding FMR1-interacting protein NUFIP1, which translates into the protein MQGPPVNWNVRRPGVTYAGNMQWNQNFRPQGPHGGYIQNYDYQYWCETCDKGFSTAQFLESHKLQHQKCSIDGCQFVAHPKIITKHIQMQHSTGIFKRIAKLNNPEDIEKWREERKSKYPTIENIKKKEAAIKEKINRGEKMGMKNERNNRYDKTEFHNKANQRLSQTDRAKYPLGKHNRNIANNRKRDATDVSKKSNFSKKICKASPLAEESRTLKPFAGIQSLQVDDDSGEEIESETQCSVPIEDDEDIHNASDRVQKEVSVSEPTVCSALTSLMCCYESSDEEVVETNIQKELKKPLNGKTEYKGEIKCFKNSDKISSPVNQTKSSEIANETVPVNNNIELKDSESNVINSQGASDDESGPEEVKIKKEGTSLPVDDTKILKTRPIKELSAKKINRPSAKKYEYRKRNKLPSTLLEKLLHREIQHERNVILQCVRYVVKNKYFEYT